From Verrucomicrobia bacterium S94, the proteins below share one genomic window:
- a CDS encoding PEP-CTERM sorting domain-containing protein, protein MKKVVTIAVAALAVGVATADLSIDWRSLAGGVTAPEGAPNYLVGSTIQLIWSPDGAQTISGGYEVIGGALLPGEVLLDSGITGENSSWTGLGGIYVGDYTGGEFFTRIFESDGADGEFFLDIPMGDGDDFVYDPSVLNTTFSDNTFTGVLNINQNGTYVVPEPATIGLMGIAGLGMFLARRKVRR, encoded by the coding sequence ATGAAAAAAGTTGTGACGATTGCGGTTGCGGCACTGGCAGTTGGTGTGGCAACTGCGGATCTTTCCATTGATTGGAGGAGTCTGGCTGGTGGAGTGACCGCACCTGAAGGTGCGCCTAATTATCTGGTAGGTTCTACAATTCAGTTGATTTGGAGTCCTGATGGGGCTCAAACGATCAGCGGTGGCTATGAAGTGATTGGAGGAGCGCTTCTTCCTGGAGAAGTGCTTCTCGATTCTGGAATCACTGGGGAAAACAGTTCCTGGACAGGTTTAGGTGGGATTTACGTTGGTGATTATACCGGCGGAGAATTTTTCACCCGTATTTTCGAGAGTGATGGTGCTGATGGAGAGTTTTTCCTTGATATCCCTATGGGTGACGGAGATGATTTCGTTTATGATCCATCGGTCTTGAATACAACATTCTCTGATAATACTTTCACTGGTGTGTTGAACATTAATCAGAACGGTACCTATGTTGTTCCGGAACCGGCTACAATCGGTCTGATGGGTATTGCGGGTCTGGGTATGTTCCTGGCCCGCCGCAAAGTACGTCGTTAA
- a CDS encoding HEAT repeat domain-containing protein, producing MKNPLFFLTVLTTALCISGTAQPAVTNSPTSIQEMLISGTPQYKMHFLAMISQGKVKVNESYIPGLETCATHPSIPLRSLSAKLLGQYFIREKDAPNEEALAILLKLAHDPEADVRFNAIFYGLTQVKYKTPELAEQLIDIAAKERNPALQDRIIVSLANYQPQVEEILNKKLNGEHAIAYYEIYEDFTGKEPPHEEKFLNMPSSRPRLLVIKANESNPEVSKPALIQLLKQGGLKNPTVETSGTGESYVLMLTTYITRDYKNVREVLSANDDFSITQDLWLTPELEIQIEAMRKAQ from the coding sequence ATGAAAAACCCGTTGTTTTTTCTGACCGTACTGACAACTGCACTCTGTATCTCCGGCACAGCACAACCCGCTGTTACAAACTCCCCGACATCCATACAGGAAATGCTTATCAGCGGAACCCCTCAATATAAAATGCATTTTCTGGCTATGATCTCTCAAGGTAAAGTCAAAGTTAATGAGAGCTATATTCCCGGACTTGAAACCTGTGCAACACATCCATCAATCCCGCTCCGCAGCCTTTCAGCCAAACTCCTGGGCCAGTATTTTATCCGGGAAAAGGATGCGCCGAATGAAGAAGCTCTGGCCATTCTACTGAAACTCGCCCATGACCCGGAAGCAGACGTCCGTTTCAATGCAATCTTTTACGGCCTGACACAGGTGAAATACAAAACCCCGGAACTGGCCGAGCAGCTGATTGATATTGCGGCGAAAGAACGTAATCCGGCCCTGCAGGACCGCATCATCGTCTCGCTGGCCAATTATCAGCCCCAGGTGGAGGAGATTCTGAATAAAAAGCTGAACGGTGAACATGCGATTGCCTATTATGAAATTTACGAGGATTTCACCGGCAAGGAACCGCCGCATGAGGAAAAATTTCTTAATATGCCCTCCTCGCGGCCGCGCCTGTTGGTAATCAAAGCGAACGAATCCAACCCGGAAGTTTCAAAACCGGCTCTGATCCAGTTGCTGAAACAGGGCGGCCTGAAAAATCCGACGGTTGAAACCTCAGGAACGGGCGAAAGCTATGTCCTGATGCTGACCACCTATATCACCCGTGACTATAAAAATGTCCGGGAGGTGCTGTCAGCAAATGATGATTTTTCGATCACTCAGGATCTCTGGCTGACTCCGGAACTGGAAATTCAGATTGAAGCCATGCGAAAAGCGCAGTAG
- the lgt gene encoding prolipoprotein diacylglyceryl transferase: MNYYIHNINPIVLDLPGELAVRWYGISYLLGFIACILLLRHWSKQGDFEVPEKEVSNFVVLLAFFGVFIGGRVGYVLFYNFREFLQHPLYLVQVWKGGMASHGGFIGVILFIYWYARKNRHSFWNLTDNMAVTTSLGFAFGRLANFINGELWGRITDVKWAVIFPQELGLQYGQYDLPMISSLMNAGELHPRHPSQLYQAFAEGFFVFGIMLLLRKTRWGKKPGALSASYLVLYALARIAMEFFREPDNGEFFIAWITKGQFYSALMLIGAAVIAGKMDLFSRRDTVNTK, translated from the coding sequence ATGAACTATTACATCCATAACATTAATCCGATCGTGCTGGATCTGCCGGGAGAGCTGGCGGTGCGGTGGTACGGTATTTCGTATCTGCTGGGTTTCATTGCCTGCATACTGCTGCTGCGGCACTGGTCGAAACAGGGCGATTTTGAAGTTCCGGAAAAGGAGGTCAGCAATTTTGTGGTGCTGCTGGCCTTTTTCGGGGTGTTTATCGGCGGCCGCGTCGGCTATGTGCTGTTTTATAATTTCAGGGAATTTCTGCAGCATCCGCTTTATCTCGTGCAGGTCTGGAAAGGCGGCATGGCAAGCCACGGCGGCTTCATCGGCGTCATTCTGTTTATTTACTGGTACGCACGCAAAAACCGGCACTCCTTCTGGAACCTGACGGATAACATGGCGGTCACGACTTCGCTGGGCTTTGCCTTCGGCCGGCTCGCCAACTTTATCAACGGGGAGCTGTGGGGCCGGATCACCGATGTAAAATGGGCGGTGATTTTCCCGCAGGAGCTCGGCCTGCAGTACGGACAGTATGATCTGCCCATGATTTCCAGCCTGATGAACGCGGGCGAACTGCATCCGCGGCATCCATCGCAGCTCTATCAGGCCTTTGCAGAGGGATTTTTTGTTTTCGGCATCATGCTGCTGCTCCGCAAAACCCGCTGGGGGAAAAAGCCGGGGGCGCTGAGCGCCTCCTACCTTGTACTGTATGCCCTTGCGCGTATTGCCATGGAATTTTTCCGCGAACCGGACAACGGCGAATTCTTCATCGCCTGGATCACCAAAGGACAGTTTTACTCAGCGCTTATGCTCATCGGCGCAGCCGTCATTGCCGGAAAAATGGATTTATTCTCGCGCAGAGACACTGTGAACACGAAGTAA
- a CDS encoding PEP-CTERM sorting domain-containing protein — protein MSVESGGTLTVESDLNAADDNLVLHSGSTVSVGGTLRGLDVVDAGCAVEAGHVIGNLLVNGCFSTGSADGVIEGDLQLTDQGTLDICATNTLTITGDVVFDGELNVLFDEFEVPEYGDFVQIFEIQGSVSGAFNSVTPIAAAGLEWDMSELYTTGKLHVIPEPATITLMGLSAGLVFMYRRATAHRS, from the coding sequence GTGTCTGTTGAATCGGGCGGAACGTTGACGGTTGAATCCGACCTCAATGCTGCTGACGATAATCTCGTTCTGCATTCCGGCAGTACGGTTTCGGTGGGAGGGACCCTGCGCGGACTTGATGTGGTGGATGCCGGGTGTGCGGTTGAGGCGGGCCATGTTATCGGAAACCTGCTGGTCAACGGTTGTTTTTCGACCGGATCGGCCGACGGGGTCATAGAGGGTGATCTGCAGCTTACCGATCAGGGAACACTTGATATCTGTGCCACGAACACGTTGACGATTACCGGAGACGTGGTATTCGATGGGGAGCTGAATGTTCTGTTTGACGAATTTGAGGTTCCGGAATACGGCGATTTTGTACAGATTTTCGAAATTCAGGGCAGTGTTTCCGGGGCATTCAACTCTGTTACGCCCATTGCTGCCGCCGGACTGGAGTGGGATATGTCGGAGCTCTATACCACCGGAAAACTGCACGTGATTCCGGAACCGGCAACGATTACCTTGATGGGCCTTTCCGCCGGTCTGGTGTTTATGTATCGCCGGGCAACGGCGCACCGGTCATAA
- the ubiE gene encoding bifunctional demethylmenaquinone methyltransferase/2-methoxy-6-polyprenyl-1,4-benzoquinol methylase UbiE → MTRHSTDRDTLISAEENRAMFDRIAKNYDVANRAISMGMDKGWRKKTVQLLKPFRSGRYLDIGTGTGDLVFEIIDQSAGVRVDGIDPSEQMLAIAKDKAEKRKVGDSVSFFTADALDLPMENDTYDGIVSGFCFRNIERRQKALEEMRRVLKPGGMLVVLEATYPDKAWVRAGYKLYTPLVPMIGKILGGGSAYKYLMDSIEDFPRPDTVTDMFSAAEFSNVQYKALTMGTVCIFSGKK, encoded by the coding sequence ATGACTAGGCATTCTACAGATCGAGATACCCTGATTTCTGCGGAGGAAAACCGTGCCATGTTTGACCGCATCGCAAAAAATTATGATGTGGCGAACCGGGCGATTTCCATGGGCATGGATAAGGGCTGGCGGAAAAAAACGGTTCAGTTGCTGAAACCTTTCCGCAGCGGGCGTTATCTGGACATCGGTACCGGCACAGGCGATCTGGTTTTTGAAATTATCGATCAGTCGGCCGGGGTGCGGGTTGACGGGATTGATCCGTCGGAGCAGATGCTGGCCATTGCCAAGGATAAAGCGGAAAAAAGGAAGGTCGGAGATTCGGTCTCTTTTTTTACAGCCGATGCGCTGGATCTCCCGATGGAAAATGATACGTATGACGGGATTGTGTCGGGTTTCTGTTTCCGCAATATCGAGCGCCGGCAGAAAGCGCTGGAGGAAATGCGGCGTGTACTGAAGCCCGGCGGTATGCTGGTGGTCCTGGAGGCGACCTATCCGGATAAGGCCTGGGTACGGGCGGGTTATAAACTGTATACGCCGCTGGTTCCCATGATCGGTAAAATCCTTGGCGGCGGTTCGGCGTATAAATATCTGATGGATTCGATTGAAGATTTTCCGCGCCCCGATACCGTGACCGACATGTTCAGTGCTGCGGAGTTTTCGAATGTGCAGTATAAAGCCCTGACGATGGGAACGGTTTGTATATTTTCAGGTAAGAAGTAG
- a CDS encoding UbiX family flavin prenyltransferase codes for MKLIVAMTGASGALATKLLIEKSQWPVTLVASRMGRYVYEQEAGSFEGLEALASEVWKDGDLSATIASGSVPTVGMVIMPCSANTLGKVASGIADSLVTRAAHCQLKEGRKVVLCIREAPWTLINTQNAARVAEAGGTIMPMSPPYYMAKDRDPESVSMTEMLGYYCDHVLSLFGQAAPKTWEDIR; via the coding sequence ATGAAACTGATTGTTGCCATGACAGGTGCTTCGGGAGCGCTGGCCACGAAACTGCTGATTGAAAAATCGCAGTGGCCGGTGACGCTGGTTGCGAGTCGTATGGGCCGTTATGTATATGAGCAGGAGGCCGGGTCGTTTGAGGGGCTTGAAGCTCTGGCGTCTGAAGTCTGGAAAGACGGCGATCTCAGCGCCACGATTGCTTCGGGATCAGTTCCGACAGTCGGGATGGTGATTATGCCGTGTTCCGCCAACACCCTGGGGAAAGTGGCTTCCGGCATTGCCGATTCGCTGGTGACGCGGGCGGCGCATTGTCAGTTGAAGGAGGGGCGCAAAGTGGTGCTGTGTATCCGGGAGGCGCCGTGGACACTGATCAATACGCAGAATGCGGCGCGTGTGGCGGAAGCGGGCGGAACGATTATGCCGATGTCGCCGCCGTATTATATGGCAAAGGATCGTGATCCGGAGTCGGTTTCAATGACCGAAATGCTGGGATACTATTGCGACCACGTGCTCTCGCTGTTCGGCCAGGCCGCACCGAAGACCTGGGAGGACATCCGATAG
- a CDS encoding 1,4-dihydroxy-6-naphthoate synthase codes for MQNDPVNIGYSTCPNDTFIFYKLAKQADIYTHLHDVETLNEWAFEEKLDVTKLSYHAWLLVQENYQLLQCGSALGRGCGPLVITENGKILTEKSVVAVPGEYTTAHLLLRLWNPKLKNRIFMPFDQIMDAVESGTADAGVIIHEGRFVYKEQGFQCLEDLGDWWESATGQPIPLGCIAAHKRLGAEKIAAIEKWLKASIQHAFDEPESTMEYVRSHAQELADEVATEHIKTYVNHFTLDLGDEGRAAIDTLQKMAKDAGVIQ; via the coding sequence ATGCAAAACGACCCCGTAAATATTGGCTATTCTACGTGTCCGAATGACACATTCATCTTTTACAAATTAGCAAAACAAGCAGACATTTATACGCATTTGCACGACGTAGAGACGCTGAACGAATGGGCATTTGAAGAAAAGCTGGATGTGACCAAGCTGTCGTATCATGCCTGGCTGCTGGTGCAGGAAAACTATCAACTGCTGCAGTGCGGTTCGGCGCTGGGCCGCGGCTGCGGACCGCTGGTGATTACAGAAAACGGGAAAATTCTGACTGAAAAATCGGTCGTTGCAGTTCCGGGCGAATACACCACGGCGCACCTGCTGTTGCGGCTGTGGAATCCGAAGCTGAAAAACCGGATCTTTATGCCCTTCGATCAGATCATGGATGCGGTGGAATCGGGGACGGCCGACGCCGGTGTGATTATTCACGAGGGGCGTTTTGTCTACAAGGAGCAGGGTTTCCAGTGTCTGGAGGATCTGGGCGACTGGTGGGAAAGCGCAACCGGACAACCGATTCCGCTGGGTTGTATTGCCGCGCATAAACGGCTCGGTGCGGAGAAAATAGCAGCAATTGAAAAGTGGCTCAAAGCTTCCATTCAGCATGCATTTGACGAGCCGGAATCCACGATGGAGTATGTGAGAAGTCATGCGCAGGAGCTCGCCGATGAGGTGGCGACGGAGCATATTAAAACCTATGTAAATCATTTCACGCTCGATCTCGGCGACGAAGGCCGGGCGGCGATTGATACCCTGCAGAAGATGGCGAAGGACGCGGGAGTCATTCAATGA
- a CDS encoding assimilatory sulfite reductase (NADPH) flavoprotein subunit, giving the protein MSTQPTPNTGLDAQLVGQLNALAASLTPAQLAWVGGYFTGLSAQGAGAALPVGAAAGGGDPDAVLTILYGSQTGHARSVAEELRDAAQEAGLAVDCVSMGKFKEKNLKKLKYVAVVTSTQGEGDPPDDALNLVEYMNSNKAPKLENFKFAVLGLGDSSYEFYCKTGRDFDARLEELGGERILDRTDLDVDFDDGAEAWIPKAIEAFKAIIPAGGATAAAPAPGNFGATAPAVHYSRKKPLQTRLLTCQKITGRHSEKDIRHIEIDIEGSGLTYQPGDALGIYFKNDEELVDDLLKLLEIDPTETVHVNDEPKPVKDALLENYELTQLHPAFVTGYAELTEAAELMKIAAETDTLREYVETRQIIDVVREYPDALAAETFTGLLRKLTPRLYSIASSQSEVEDEVHLTVGVVEYEAHGYPHLGGASGYLGHRLNEGEDVLIYVESNDNFRLPEDPDKPIIMIGPGTGVAPFRAFVQERAAQEAPGDNWLFFGNPHFTEDFLYQTEWQEYLADGTLTKIDLAFSRDQDHKIYVQHRITEQAREIWNWIQRGAHIYVCGDESRMAHDVHQALLDVVAEKGGYSPEEAEEYLVQLRKDGRYQKDVY; this is encoded by the coding sequence ATGTCAACACAACCTACACCAAACACGGGGCTTGATGCCCAACTCGTCGGTCAGTTGAATGCGCTGGCCGCTTCGCTCACCCCGGCCCAGCTCGCCTGGGTTGGCGGATATTTCACCGGCCTCAGCGCCCAGGGTGCCGGTGCCGCCCTTCCGGTCGGTGCCGCCGCAGGCGGGGGCGATCCGGATGCGGTTCTGACCATTCTCTACGGTTCCCAGACCGGCCACGCCCGCTCTGTGGCGGAGGAACTGCGCGATGCCGCGCAGGAAGCGGGCCTTGCCGTTGACTGTGTTTCCATGGGTAAATTTAAAGAGAAAAACCTCAAAAAGCTCAAATATGTCGCCGTCGTCACCTCCACTCAGGGCGAAGGCGATCCGCCGGATGATGCCCTCAATCTGGTCGAATACATGAATTCCAACAAGGCGCCGAAACTCGAAAACTTCAAGTTCGCGGTGCTCGGCCTAGGCGACAGCTCCTACGAATTCTACTGCAAAACCGGTAGGGATTTTGATGCCCGCCTCGAAGAGCTGGGCGGCGAACGTATTCTGGACCGCACCGATCTGGACGTCGATTTTGACGACGGCGCCGAAGCCTGGATTCCTAAAGCGATTGAAGCGTTCAAAGCAATCATTCCGGCGGGCGGCGCAACGGCAGCAGCTCCGGCCCCCGGCAATTTCGGAGCGACCGCACCGGCCGTTCATTACAGTCGTAAAAAACCGTTACAGACCCGTCTGCTCACCTGCCAGAAAATCACCGGGCGCCATTCCGAAAAGGATATCCGCCACATCGAAATTGATATCGAAGGTTCGGGCCTCACCTATCAGCCGGGCGATGCGCTGGGCATTTACTTTAAAAATGATGAAGAACTCGTTGATGATCTGCTGAAACTGCTGGAGATCGATCCGACCGAAACCGTGCACGTGAACGACGAGCCGAAACCGGTGAAAGACGCGCTGCTGGAAAACTACGAACTCACCCAGTTGCATCCGGCTTTTGTAACAGGATATGCGGAACTCACCGAAGCCGCGGAACTGATGAAAATCGCCGCCGAAACCGACACGCTGCGCGAATATGTCGAGACGCGCCAGATCATTGACGTAGTCCGCGAATATCCCGATGCCCTGGCGGCGGAAACTTTTACCGGCCTGCTGCGCAAACTGACGCCGCGCCTTTATTCCATTGCCTCAAGCCAGAGCGAAGTGGAAGACGAAGTCCACCTGACGGTCGGCGTCGTGGAATATGAAGCACACGGCTATCCGCATCTCGGCGGCGCGTCGGGCTACCTCGGCCACCGCCTGAACGAAGGCGAGGATGTGCTGATTTATGTGGAGTCCAATGACAACTTCCGCCTGCCCGAAGATCCGGACAAACCGATCATTATGATCGGCCCCGGCACCGGCGTTGCCCCGTTCCGAGCTTTTGTACAGGAACGCGCCGCACAGGAGGCTCCCGGCGATAACTGGCTCTTTTTCGGAAATCCCCACTTTACCGAGGATTTTCTCTATCAGACGGAATGGCAGGAGTACCTCGCCGACGGTACACTGACGAAGATCGACCTCGCCTTTTCTCGCGATCAGGATCATAAAATTTATGTCCAGCACCGCATTACCGAACAGGCCCGGGAAATCTGGAACTGGATTCAGCGCGGGGCCCATATTTATGTCTGCGGCGATGAATCCCGTATGGCACACGATGTCCACCAGGCCCTGCTCGACGTAGTCGCCGAAAAAGGCGGATACAGCCCGGAAGAAGCCGAGGAATATCTCGTCCAGCTCCGCAAAGACGGACGCTATCAGAAAGACGTATACTAA
- the cysI gene encoding assimilatory sulfite reductase (NADPH) hemoprotein subunit, whose protein sequence is MSHDEKQLSENEHIKARSRHLRGTIEEGLKDATTGGLSPDDTQLTKFHGFYQQDDRDLRDERRHQKLEPLHSFMLRARLPGGVITAEQWKAIDEISRNLTGGGIRLTTRQTFQYHGILKRNIKELIQNINKVMIDSIAACGDVNRNVLCNTNPVESELHETIYKDAIAVSKHLLPKTAAYHEIWLDQEKIVDFKEESEPILGDTYLPRKFKIAIAVPPHNDVDVNGNDLSFVAIVKDGKLLGYDVLAGGGMGASHGEPETYPQIAKNFGFIEQQDLCTFAEAFVTTQRDFGDRLNRKHARLKYTIDDMGVETFKKHVEERTGKKFKKAKPFEFTMHSDRFGWVKNADGTWNLTMFIEHGRIKDYDDGPKMLQGLLKIADLHKGNFRITATQNLIVAQVAESKKADIEKLAVEHGLYRQGISLLRRNSMACVALPTCGLAMAEAERYLPDLITKLEGIVDKHGLSDQPIVVRMTGCPNGCARPYLAEIAFIGKAPGKYNLYLGGDGKGTRLVKLYKENIGEEEILQTLEPLIEKYANERKKGEGFGDFCVRTAVVPPVYDGRDFHKNPEGFISSGI, encoded by the coding sequence ATGAGCCACGACGAAAAACAATTGAGCGAAAACGAACACATTAAAGCCCGTAGCCGCCATCTGCGCGGAACCATTGAAGAAGGGCTGAAGGATGCCACCACCGGCGGCCTATCCCCGGACGATACACAGCTGACCAAATTCCATGGATTTTATCAGCAGGATGACCGCGATCTCCGCGACGAACGCCGCCATCAGAAACTGGAGCCGCTCCATAGTTTCATGCTCCGCGCCCGGCTGCCGGGCGGAGTCATCACCGCCGAACAATGGAAAGCCATTGATGAAATTTCGCGGAACCTCACCGGCGGCGGCATTCGCCTCACCACGCGTCAGACCTTCCAGTATCATGGTATTCTGAAACGCAACATCAAAGAACTGATCCAGAACATCAATAAGGTCATGATCGATTCCATCGCCGCCTGCGGCGATGTGAACCGCAACGTGCTCTGCAACACCAATCCGGTGGAATCGGAACTGCACGAAACGATTTATAAAGACGCGATCGCCGTCAGTAAACACCTGCTGCCGAAAACGGCCGCCTATCATGAGATCTGGCTCGATCAGGAAAAAATCGTGGACTTCAAAGAAGAGTCCGAACCGATTCTCGGCGACACCTATCTGCCGCGTAAATTCAAAATCGCCATCGCCGTCCCGCCCCATAACGATGTGGATGTCAACGGCAACGACCTGAGCTTTGTCGCCATTGTCAAAGACGGAAAACTGCTGGGCTATGACGTACTCGCCGGCGGCGGCATGGGCGCTTCCCATGGTGAACCCGAAACCTATCCGCAGATTGCGAAAAACTTCGGGTTTATTGAACAGCAGGATCTCTGCACCTTTGCAGAGGCCTTCGTTACCACCCAGCGTGATTTCGGGGACCGCCTGAACCGTAAACATGCACGTTTGAAATACACGATCGATGATATGGGTGTGGAAACCTTCAAAAAACACGTCGAAGAGCGCACCGGTAAAAAATTCAAAAAAGCCAAACCCTTTGAATTCACCATGCACTCCGACCGGTTCGGCTGGGTGAAGAATGCCGACGGCACCTGGAACCTGACGATGTTCATCGAGCACGGCCGCATCAAAGATTACGACGACGGCCCGAAAATGCTGCAGGGACTGCTGAAAATCGCGGATCTCCATAAAGGAAATTTCCGCATCACTGCCACACAGAACCTGATCGTGGCTCAGGTGGCCGAAAGTAAAAAGGCCGACATTGAAAAACTGGCGGTTGAACACGGCCTCTACCGTCAAGGCATCAGCCTGCTGCGCCGGAACAGTATGGCCTGTGTGGCACTGCCGACCTGCGGACTGGCCATGGCGGAAGCCGAACGCTATCTGCCGGACCTGATCACCAAACTGGAGGGGATCGTTGACAAACACGGTTTATCCGATCAGCCGATCGTGGTCCGTATGACCGGATGTCCGAACGGCTGTGCCCGCCCCTATCTGGCGGAAATCGCCTTTATCGGCAAGGCACCGGGAAAATACAACCTCTACCTCGGCGGTGACGGTAAAGGCACGCGGCTGGTGAAACTCTACAAGGAGAACATCGGCGAAGAGGAAATTCTCCAGACCCTGGAACCCCTGATTGAAAAATATGCCAACGAGCGGAAAAAAGGCGAAGGTTTCGGCGATTTCTGTGTCCGGACCGCCGTCGTTCCGCCGGTCTACGACGGCCGCGATTTCCATAAAAATCCGGAAGGATTCATTTCCAGCGGCATTTAA